A window from Megalobrama amblycephala isolate DHTTF-2021 linkage group LG9, ASM1881202v1, whole genome shotgun sequence encodes these proteins:
- the rab42a gene encoding ras-related protein Rab-42a gives MDILWQYQFRIILLGDSTVGKSSLLKRFTDGIYSDVADPTVGVDFYARSLDIEPGVKIKLQLWDTAGQERFRSITTSYYRNSVGGLLVFDLTNRKTFDHVREWHREVSEHILPHHMVYILIGHKSDLSRDRKVTRDEAEQLAAELGIRYVETSAKCNSNVERAFELLTRDIYELMKMGEISTRDGWDGVKSGLTAKVLYPAEEEAEREKSCNC, from the exons ATGGATATTTTATGGCAATACCAGTTCAGGATCATTTTGCTGGGGGACTCGACGGTGGGCAAATCATCTTTGCTCAAGAGGTTCACGGATGGCATATACAGCGATGTAGCGGATCCTACGGTCGGTGTGGATTTCTACGCCCGTTCACTAGACATCGAACCCGGGGTTAAAATTAAACTACAGCTATGGGATACCGCCGGACAAGAGAGATTCAG GTCCATCACTACTTCCTACTATCGCAACTCTGTTGGCGGGCTCTTAGTCTTTGACCTGACGAACAGGAAGACCTTCGATCACGTGCGGGAATGGCACCGAGAAGTCAGCGAGCACATCCTGCCTCATCACATGGTCTACATCCTGATCGGCCACAAGAGCGACTTGAGCCGCGACCGCAAGGTGACACGGGACGAAGCGGAACAGCTGGCGGCCGAACTCGGCATTCGCTACGTGGAAACTTCAGCCAAGTGCAACAGCAATGTGGAACGTGCTTTCGAGCTGCTCACACGGGACATCTATGAGCTGATGAAGATGGGTGAGATCTCCACTCGTGATGGCTGGGACGGGGTCAAGAGTGGCCTCACCGCTAAAGTTCTTTATCCAGCCGAGGAGGAAGCGGAGCGAGAAAAGAGCTGCAACTGCTGA